In a single window of the Corvus cornix cornix isolate S_Up_H32 chromosome 22, ASM73873v5, whole genome shotgun sequence genome:
- the PDLIM2 gene encoding PDZ and LIM domain protein 2 isoform X1, which yields MPLTVTLPGPAPWGFRISGGRDFGKPITVSKEVTEHGKAAAGDLRPGDVIVTINGESAAEMLNVEAQNKIKQSPGQLRLEVERSPVPPPSHTNGDTSPERLATRFQDTLRMRNESQGALRTPDPSLASLAHPPGSASSEPLEQEFTCPSLCQERGRLTRQSSSQGPILPPPPCPPSLGPGAPPNPWETLRERRLSSPSPSTCHSQGSEPAMRRLEEDSEVYKMLQENRELRAAPRQSSTFRLLQEALEDEEGGGPAAPFPSRLSAGARKPVAGVQKLHVCEKCGSSIATQAVRIQDGRYRHPSCYTCADCGLSLKMRGHFWVGDELFCEKHARLRYQGPPGGPVPRPVSPRS from the exons ATGCCGCTGACGGTGACactgcccggcccggccccgtgGGGCTTCCGCATCTCCGGGGGAAGAGATTTCGGGAAGCCCATCACCGTCTCCAAG GAGGTGACGGAGCACGGGAAGGCGGCCGCGGGTGACCTCCGGCCGGGGGATGTCATTGTCACCATCAACGGGGAGAGCGCGGCCGAGATGCTCAACGTGGAGGCACAGAACAAGATCAAGCAGAGCCCCGGGCAGCTCCGGCTGGAGGTGGAGAG GTCCCCGGTGCCACCTCCCAGCCACACCAACGGGGACACCTCACCGGAGAGGTTGGCCACGCGCTTCCAG gacACGCTGCGGATGCGGAATGAGAGCCAGGGTGCCCTGAGAACCCCCGATCCCAGCCTGGCATCCCTCGCCCACCcacctggcagtgccag CTCGGAACCCCTGGAGCAGGAGTTCACCTGTCCCAGCCTCTGCCAg GAGCGAGGACGCCTGACCcgccagagcagctcccagggaccCATCCTGCCCCCacccccctgcccaccctcgCTGGGGCCCGGAGCCCCCCCAAACCCCTGGGAAACGCTCAGGGAGCGGcgcctctcctccccctctcccagcacctgcCACAG ccagggctcGGAGCCGGCCATGCGGCGCTTGGAGGAGGACTCGGAGGTCTACAAGATGCTGCAGGAGAACCGCGAGCTGCGGGCGGCCCCGCGGCAATCCAGCACCTTCCGCCTGCTCCAGGAGGCTctggaggatgaggaaggag GAGGTCCCGCAGCTCCCTTCCCCAGCCGGCTCTCGGCCGGGGCCCGCAAGCCCGTGGCGGGGGTGCAGAAGCTTCACGTCTGTGAGAAGTGCGGGAGCAGCATTGC GACGCAGGCGGTGAGGATCCAGGACGGCCGCTACCGGCACCCATCCTGCTACACCTGCGCCGACTGCGGCCTCAGCCTGAAGATGCGCGGCCACTTCTGGGTGGGGGACGAGCTGTTCTGCGAGAAACACGCCCGCCTGCGCTACCAGGGACCCCCGGGGGGCCCCGTCCCCCGCCCTGTGTCCCCCCGCTCCTGA
- the C22H8orf58 gene encoding LOW QUALITY PROTEIN: uncharacterized protein C8orf58 homolog (The sequence of the model RefSeq protein was modified relative to this genomic sequence to represent the inferred CDS: inserted 1 base in 1 codon; deleted 1 base in 1 codon), whose amino-acid sequence MLRRRGAFTVQPLRGDLDGPWESAESCIVYTSASVYRRLQESPRQPPRGMSTRGPPSSLPAGGRFLKSESEDSGVEMASNEHSPSTPLGSESSFSLDGFPAEKPPGEEPPRTPRSRSASRRLLQAAQRSRRQRCPRQLSRRSASAADLAEPPRDPEEPEAXGARPPGSPRDPRAVPEAAVPGQGLRYLEHVCQMLERLARLQQDNRVLRQQAAGARGARPDTLPTRQPPRQDLGTWRGEGFRPRSCSDSQAPAADPGPCRRMWGHSVSSPSLLDPSEGGAGAPAPDKDGALALGPGEGAAHPPDPPLPAGRPLQVGRGVPAPNATPGWRNCVTPRPMTSRLPGAGPRPGAPSSPFLLFHNKL is encoded by the exons ATGCTGCGCCGCCGCGGAGCCTTCACGGTGCAGCCGCTCCGTGGTGACCTCG ATGGTCCCTGGGAGTCTGCCGAGAGCTGCATCGTGTACACCTCCGCCAGCGTCTACCGCCGGCTGCAGGAGAGCCCGCGGCAGCCCCCGCGGGGGATGAGCACCCGGGGACCCCCCAGCAGCCTCCCGGCCGGCGGGAGGTTCCTCAAGTCCGAGTCCGAGGATTCCGGCGTGGAGATGGCCAGCAACGAGCACTCGCCCTCCACCCCGCTGGGCTCCGAGAGCAGCTTCTCCCTCGACGGCTTCCCGGCGGAGAAGCCCCCCGGAGAGGAGCCCCCGCGGACACCCCGGAGCCGCTCGGccagcaggaggctgctgcaggcagcgCAGCGGAGCAGGAGGCAGCGCTGCCCGCGACAGCTCAGCCGGCGCAGCGCCAGCGCCGCCGACCTGGCAGAGCCCCCGCGGGACCCCGAGGAGCCCGAGG GGGGGGCTCGGCCGCCCGGCAGCCCTCGGGACCCCCGGGCTGTGCCCGAGGCCGCGGTGCCGGGGCAGGGGCTGCGCTACCTGGAGCACGTGTGCCAGATGCTGGAGCGCCTGGCGCGGCTGCAGCAGGACAACCGCGTCCTCCGGCAGCAGGCGGCCGGAGCCCGGGGCGCC CGCCCGGACACCCTG CCCACCCGGCAGCCTCCGAGGCAGGATTTGGGCACGTGGAGGGGCGAGGGGTTCCGGCCACGCTCCTGCTCGGACAGCCAGGCCCCAG CAGCTGACCCCGGGCCGTGCCGGAGGATGTGGGGACACTCGGtcagctcccccagcctgctggACCCCTCCGAGGGCGGGGCGGGTGCCCCGGCACCGGACAAG GACGGGGCGCTCGCACTGGGGCCGGGTGAAGGTGCTGCTCACCCGCCTGACCCGCCGCTCCCTGCGGGGCGGCCGCTGCAGGTAGGACGGGGGGTTCCCGCTCCCAACGCCACACCTGGATGGAGGAACTGCGTCACACCCCGCCCTATGACGTCACGCCTCCCCGGGGCCGGTCCCCGGCCCGGCGCCCCCTCTtcaccttttctccttttccacaaTAAACTC
- the PDLIM2 gene encoding PDZ and LIM domain protein 2 isoform X2 has protein sequence MPLTVTLPGPAPWGFRISGGRDFGKPITVSKVTEHGKAAAGDLRPGDVIVTINGESAAEMLNVEAQNKIKQSPGQLRLEVERSPVPPPSHTNGDTSPERLATRFQDTLRMRNESQGALRTPDPSLASLAHPPGSASSEPLEQEFTCPSLCQERGRLTRQSSSQGPILPPPPCPPSLGPGAPPNPWETLRERRLSSPSPSTCHSQGSEPAMRRLEEDSEVYKMLQENRELRAAPRQSSTFRLLQEALEDEEGGGPAAPFPSRLSAGARKPVAGVQKLHVCEKCGSSIATQAVRIQDGRYRHPSCYTCADCGLSLKMRGHFWVGDELFCEKHARLRYQGPPGGPVPRPVSPRS, from the exons ATGCCGCTGACGGTGACactgcccggcccggccccgtgGGGCTTCCGCATCTCCGGGGGAAGAGATTTCGGGAAGCCCATCACCGTCTCCAAG GTGACGGAGCACGGGAAGGCGGCCGCGGGTGACCTCCGGCCGGGGGATGTCATTGTCACCATCAACGGGGAGAGCGCGGCCGAGATGCTCAACGTGGAGGCACAGAACAAGATCAAGCAGAGCCCCGGGCAGCTCCGGCTGGAGGTGGAGAG GTCCCCGGTGCCACCTCCCAGCCACACCAACGGGGACACCTCACCGGAGAGGTTGGCCACGCGCTTCCAG gacACGCTGCGGATGCGGAATGAGAGCCAGGGTGCCCTGAGAACCCCCGATCCCAGCCTGGCATCCCTCGCCCACCcacctggcagtgccag CTCGGAACCCCTGGAGCAGGAGTTCACCTGTCCCAGCCTCTGCCAg GAGCGAGGACGCCTGACCcgccagagcagctcccagggaccCATCCTGCCCCCacccccctgcccaccctcgCTGGGGCCCGGAGCCCCCCCAAACCCCTGGGAAACGCTCAGGGAGCGGcgcctctcctccccctctcccagcacctgcCACAG ccagggctcGGAGCCGGCCATGCGGCGCTTGGAGGAGGACTCGGAGGTCTACAAGATGCTGCAGGAGAACCGCGAGCTGCGGGCGGCCCCGCGGCAATCCAGCACCTTCCGCCTGCTCCAGGAGGCTctggaggatgaggaaggag GAGGTCCCGCAGCTCCCTTCCCCAGCCGGCTCTCGGCCGGGGCCCGCAAGCCCGTGGCGGGGGTGCAGAAGCTTCACGTCTGTGAGAAGTGCGGGAGCAGCATTGC GACGCAGGCGGTGAGGATCCAGGACGGCCGCTACCGGCACCCATCCTGCTACACCTGCGCCGACTGCGGCCTCAGCCTGAAGATGCGCGGCCACTTCTGGGTGGGGGACGAGCTGTTCTGCGAGAAACACGCCCGCCTGCGCTACCAGGGACCCCCGGGGGGCCCCGTCCCCCGCCCTGTGTCCCCCCGCTCCTGA
- the BIN3 gene encoding bridging integrator 3 has product MSWIPFKIGQPKKQIVPKTVERDFEREYGKLQQLEDQTKKLQKDMKKSTDADLAMSKSAVKISSDLLSNPLCEQEPAFLEMVTAFDTAMKRMDSFNQEKVNQIQKTVIEPLKKFSSVFPSLNMAVKRREQTLQDYKRLQSKVEKYEEKERTGPVLAKLHQAREELRPVKEDFEAKNKQLLEEMPKFYSSRIDYFKPSFESLVRAQVVYYTEMHKIFGDLTAQIDRPGLSDEQREQENDAKLSELRALSIVADD; this is encoded by the exons gaTCCCGTTCAAGATCGGGCAGCCCAAGAAACAGATTGTACCCAAGACA GTGGAGAGAGACTTTGAAAGGGAGTAtgggaagctgcagca ATTGGAAGATCAGACCAAAAAACTTCAGAAGGATATGAAGAAAAGCACAGATGCAGATTTGG CCATGTCCAAGTCTGCTGTGAAGATCTCCTCGGACCTGCTGTCCAACCCCCTGTGTGAGCAGGAGCCCGCCTTCCTCGAGATGGTCACGGCCTTCGACACGGCCATGAAGAGGATGGACTCCTTCAACCAGGAGAAG GTGAATCAGATCCAAAAGACAGTCATAGAGCCTTTGAAAAA GTTCAGCAGCGTCTTCCCGAGCCTGAACATGGCCGTGAAGCGCCGCGAGCAGACGCTCCAGGACTACAAACGCCTGCAATCCAAGGTGGAAAAATACGAGGAAAAGGAGAGAACCGGCCCCGTCCTGGCCAAGCTGCACCAG GCCCGGGAGGAGCTGCGCCCGGTGAAGGAGGACTTTGAGGCCAAGAacaagcagctcctggaggagaTGCCCAAGTTCTACAGCAGCCGCATCGATTACTTCAAACCCAGCTTCGAGTCGCTGGTCCGGGCGCAG GTTGTCTACTACACGGAGATGCACAAGATTTTTGGGGACCTGACTGCGCAGATCGACCGGCCCGGGCTGAGCGAcgagcagagggagcaggagaacGACGCCAAGCTCAGCGAGCTCCGCGCGCTCTCCATCGTGGCCGACGACTGA